A stretch of the Archangium violaceum genome encodes the following:
- a CDS encoding SDR family NAD(P)-dependent oxidoreductase, translated as MPTAVVTGAGVRLGKAIALALAEAGYDLALHVHRSTEGAEEVARKARALGRTATVYRADLGSPREVESLAVTLREAHPAIDVLVNNAGLYERVAFEDITREQYHRMLGVNLEAPFFLTQALLPALRTAPQPLVVNITDIGGERPESHYAHYSVSKAGLIMLTRALAVELAPRVRVNAVSPGTVVFPENFDEAARQALLARIPLGREGSAEDVARVVVFLAREAPYISGQVIAVDGARSAQL; from the coding sequence ATGCCCACAGCAGTCGTCACCGGAGCCGGCGTCCGGCTCGGCAAGGCCATCGCCCTGGCCCTGGCCGAGGCGGGTTACGACCTGGCCCTGCACGTCCACCGCTCGACCGAGGGAGCCGAGGAGGTCGCCAGGAAGGCTCGCGCCCTGGGCCGCACCGCCACGGTGTACCGCGCCGACCTGGGCTCGCCCCGGGAGGTGGAGTCGCTGGCGGTCACCCTGCGTGAGGCCCACCCCGCCATCGACGTCCTGGTGAACAACGCGGGCCTCTACGAGCGGGTGGCCTTCGAGGACATCACCCGGGAGCAGTACCACCGGATGCTGGGGGTCAACCTGGAGGCGCCCTTCTTCCTCACCCAGGCGTTGCTCCCGGCGCTGCGGACCGCCCCCCAGCCGCTGGTGGTGAACATCACCGACATTGGCGGCGAGCGGCCGGAGAGCCACTACGCCCACTACTCCGTCAGCAAGGCCGGGCTGATCATGCTCACCCGGGCATTGGCGGTGGAACTCGCGCCCCGGGTGCGGGTGAACGCCGTCTCTCCGGGTACGGTCGTCTTCCCGGAGAACTTCGATGAGGCCGCACGGCAGGCCCTCCTCGCCCGCATCCCCCTCGGAAGGGAAGGCTCGGCCGAGGATGTGGCCCGGGTGGTAGTCTTCCTGGCCCGCGAGGCCCCCTATATCTCCGGACAGGTGATCGCCGTGGATGGAGCCCGGAGCGCCCAGCTATGA
- the guaA gene encoding glutamine-hydrolyzing GMP synthase, with translation MDIHAEKILILDFGSQYTQLIARRVRELGVYCEIHRPDLPAEDIRRFAPRGIILSGGPASVEAPGSPKCDPFVFEAGLPVLGICYGLQLLSKLLGGRVDRSAHREYGAAEVEVLAARGPLAAFRQGDRVKVWMSHGDRVDALPPDFESIGRSGNSPFAAAAHKSKPIYGLQFHPEVVHTPLGKEILRAFLFTDCKVSGSWTMRGFIQEAEEAIRRQVGEHGRVICGLSGGVDSSVAALLLHRALGARLQCIFVDNGLLRQGERAQVEALFVDRFHVPLKTVDARARFLEQLAGVTDPEKKRKIIGREFIAVFEEAAREVQGAEFLAQGTLYPDVIESVSYKGPSVTIKSHHNVGGLPEKMNLKLVEPLRELFKDEVRALGRELGLPDEMVSRQPFPGPGLAIRVLGEITEERLELVRRADAIVQQEVRDAGLYKELWQAFAVLLPVQSVGVMGDERTYESTCVLRAVTSVDGMTADWARLPYPVLERISTRITNEVRGINRVVYDISSKPPATIEWE, from the coding sequence GTGGATATTCACGCCGAGAAGATCCTGATCCTCGATTTCGGGAGCCAGTACACGCAGCTGATCGCCCGCCGTGTGCGGGAGCTCGGGGTGTACTGCGAAATCCATCGTCCCGACCTGCCCGCGGAGGACATCCGCCGCTTCGCTCCACGGGGCATCATCCTCTCCGGAGGGCCGGCGTCGGTGGAGGCGCCGGGCTCCCCGAAGTGCGATCCCTTCGTCTTCGAGGCGGGGCTGCCGGTGCTGGGCATCTGCTATGGGCTCCAGCTGCTCTCCAAGCTGCTGGGCGGGCGGGTGGACCGTTCCGCGCACCGCGAGTACGGAGCCGCCGAGGTGGAGGTGCTGGCGGCGCGAGGCCCCCTGGCCGCGTTCCGCCAGGGTGACCGGGTGAAGGTGTGGATGAGCCACGGAGACCGGGTGGACGCCCTGCCGCCGGACTTCGAGTCCATTGGCCGCAGCGGCAACTCGCCCTTCGCGGCGGCGGCGCACAAGAGCAAGCCCATCTACGGCCTGCAGTTCCACCCGGAGGTGGTGCACACCCCGCTGGGCAAGGAGATCCTGCGCGCCTTCCTGTTCACCGACTGCAAGGTGAGCGGGAGCTGGACGATGAGGGGCTTCATCCAGGAGGCGGAGGAGGCCATCCGCCGGCAGGTGGGCGAGCACGGCCGGGTCATCTGTGGCCTGTCGGGTGGCGTGGACAGCTCGGTGGCGGCGCTGCTGCTGCACCGGGCGCTCGGCGCGCGGCTGCAGTGCATCTTCGTGGACAACGGCCTCTTGCGGCAGGGGGAGCGCGCGCAGGTGGAGGCGCTCTTCGTGGATCGCTTCCACGTGCCGTTGAAGACGGTCGATGCGCGGGCGCGCTTCCTGGAGCAGCTCGCCGGCGTCACGGATCCGGAGAAGAAGCGGAAGATCATCGGCCGCGAGTTCATCGCGGTGTTCGAGGAGGCCGCGCGCGAGGTGCAGGGCGCGGAGTTCCTGGCGCAGGGCACGCTGTACCCGGACGTGATCGAGTCCGTGTCGTACAAGGGCCCGTCCGTCACCATCAAGAGCCACCACAACGTGGGCGGGCTGCCGGAGAAGATGAACCTCAAGCTGGTGGAGCCACTGCGCGAGCTCTTCAAGGACGAGGTCCGCGCGCTGGGCCGCGAGCTGGGGTTGCCGGACGAGATGGTCTCCCGGCAGCCGTTCCCGGGGCCGGGCCTGGCCATCCGGGTGCTGGGGGAGATCACCGAGGAGCGGCTGGAGCTGGTGCGCCGCGCGGACGCGATCGTCCAGCAGGAGGTCCGCGACGCGGGGCTGTACAAGGAGCTGTGGCAGGCCTTCGCGGTGCTGCTGCCGGTGCAGAGCGTGGGCGTGATGGGGGATGAGCGCACCTACGAGTCCACCTGCGTGTTGCGCGCGGTGACGAGCGTGGACGGCATGACGGCGGACTGGGCGCGGCTGCCGTACCCGGTGCTCGAGCGCATCTCCACGCGCATCACCAACGAGGTGCGTGGCATCAATCGCGTCGTCTACGACATCTCCTCCAAGCCGCCCGCCACCATCGAGTGGGAGTAG
- a CDS encoding gamma carbonic anhydrase family protein, whose product MALRRFKDKTPRVHPSCFIEDSAQVIGDVELGEDSSVWFNSVLRGDVNPIRIGQRTNIQDLTMIHVTSNRYATHIGDDVTVGHHVVLHGCTVGNRVLVGMGAIVMDGVEIGDDCIIGAGTLLTPGTKIPPGSLVVGSPGKVKRTLTDEERAFLLESAKHYVHTAADHRASR is encoded by the coding sequence ATGGCCCTGAGACGTTTCAAGGACAAGACCCCGCGCGTCCACCCGAGCTGCTTCATCGAGGACTCGGCCCAGGTGATCGGAGACGTGGAGCTGGGGGAGGACTCCTCGGTGTGGTTCAACTCGGTGCTGCGGGGGGACGTGAATCCCATCCGCATCGGCCAGCGGACCAACATCCAGGATCTCACGATGATCCACGTCACCAGCAACCGGTACGCGACACACATCGGTGACGACGTGACGGTGGGGCACCACGTGGTGCTGCACGGGTGCACGGTGGGCAACCGCGTGCTGGTGGGCATGGGCGCCATCGTCATGGACGGCGTGGAGATCGGCGACGACTGCATCATCGGCGCCGGCACGTTGCTCACCCCGGGGACGAAGATTCCTCCGGGCTCGCTGGTGGTGGGCTCTCCGGGCAAGGTGAAGCGGACCCTCACCGACGAGGAGCGCGCCTTCCTTCTCGAGTCCGCGAAGCACTACGTCCACACGGCCGCCGACCACCGCGCCAGCCGTTAA
- a CDS encoding TIGR02266 family protein, with product MTQPNNKAAGEALGLVVKLPFSTPEEFLARYGANVTRGGIYLRSKTVKPPGSAVTLDLKLADGSRLIHASAVVHFVTGQAGQGISGMGFRFLTVDPATRQFLDSAVAALPHAQSSLPPLPAGVGPADYTVPNAQKTPTLADDAPAVAPGPTPAPGEQFPMPSFTPWPGTIPEVPEPPASPPRPAPPPHPGTDPTARSPAFTPAEVPVATQAPVTSTPSGPASSIAPSAPPFDPPTEEPKRTGPIIGIDLGTTNSCAAYVRNNKPGVLPSREGHNTVPSIIALNTRGKLVVGHPAKGQMLTNPRQTVYGAKRLVGRPYESPLVRQIKDRFAYEIAPGDGGEAAVRLGDRIYTLQQISALILREVKEVAQNQLGQPVSRAVITVPAYYNDNQRQAVREAGRLAGLHVERILNEPTAAALAYGFGRKLNQRVLVYDLGGGTFDASVLELNDTLYEVVSTGGDTFLGGIDFDNAIVGYLLEQFQQQLGIPFQGDRVALQRIHDAAERAKCALSERSQVRVHVAFLTMINGKPVDLDVNLTREKLVELTEKLVDRTLEVCADVLDAKGLTPRNIDEIILVGGQSRFPLVHEKISWFFGKAPTKSVHPDEAVALGAALLAHSLGQLEGVVLIDVLPMAIGVGLPGGRFKPVLERNVSLPTTKSYQLATSRDDQQELDLIILQGDSERAVENEYLGTLKISGLPPGPRGSVKVSITFEVSNECILKVTAREPTSGVEVMSIFSTRDTPEEVKAKLGLHHPHTSSPARTQTGAGATPVYKPTAAPPVPLPIAMAATARDVAPGGLVGWLKRILGRT from the coding sequence TTGACGCAGCCAAACAACAAAGCCGCGGGAGAAGCGCTCGGGTTGGTCGTCAAGCTGCCGTTCTCGACCCCCGAGGAGTTCCTGGCCAGGTACGGAGCGAACGTCACCCGAGGAGGCATCTACCTCCGCTCGAAGACGGTGAAGCCTCCGGGTTCGGCGGTCACCCTGGACCTCAAGCTGGCCGATGGCTCGCGCCTCATCCACGCCTCGGCCGTCGTCCACTTCGTCACCGGCCAGGCCGGTCAGGGCATCTCCGGCATGGGGTTCCGCTTCCTGACCGTGGACCCCGCGACCCGGCAGTTCCTCGACTCCGCGGTGGCCGCCCTGCCACACGCCCAATCATCCCTGCCTCCACTCCCAGCAGGCGTTGGGCCCGCTGATTACACGGTTCCCAACGCCCAGAAGACGCCGACGCTGGCGGATGATGCTCCTGCGGTCGCCCCGGGGCCCACTCCCGCGCCCGGGGAGCAGTTCCCCATGCCATCGTTCACCCCGTGGCCCGGAACCATTCCCGAGGTCCCGGAGCCGCCCGCGTCCCCGCCACGGCCCGCCCCTCCCCCTCATCCGGGAACGGACCCCACCGCCCGGTCTCCGGCGTTCACCCCCGCAGAAGTCCCGGTGGCGACCCAGGCCCCGGTGACCTCGACGCCTTCTGGGCCCGCCTCGTCCATCGCCCCGAGCGCCCCTCCCTTCGATCCACCCACCGAGGAGCCCAAGCGGACCGGGCCCATCATCGGCATCGACCTGGGGACGACGAACTCCTGCGCCGCCTACGTGCGCAACAACAAGCCGGGCGTCCTCCCGAGCAGGGAGGGACACAACACCGTCCCCTCCATCATCGCGCTCAACACCCGCGGCAAGCTCGTGGTGGGCCACCCGGCCAAGGGGCAGATGCTCACCAACCCGCGGCAGACGGTGTACGGCGCCAAGCGCCTGGTGGGCCGCCCCTACGAATCGCCCCTCGTCCGGCAGATCAAGGATCGCTTCGCCTACGAGATCGCCCCCGGCGATGGCGGTGAGGCGGCGGTGCGGCTCGGCGATCGCATCTACACCCTGCAGCAGATCTCCGCGCTCATCCTCCGCGAGGTGAAGGAGGTGGCCCAGAACCAGCTCGGCCAGCCCGTCTCGCGCGCGGTCATCACCGTCCCCGCCTACTACAACGACAACCAGCGCCAGGCCGTGCGCGAGGCCGGCCGGCTCGCCGGGCTCCACGTGGAGCGCATCCTCAACGAGCCCACCGCCGCCGCGCTCGCCTACGGCTTCGGCCGCAAGCTCAACCAGCGCGTGCTCGTCTACGACCTCGGCGGCGGCACCTTCGACGCCTCCGTGCTGGAGCTCAACGACACCCTCTACGAGGTGGTCTCCACCGGCGGCGACACCTTCCTGGGCGGCATCGACTTCGACAACGCCATCGTCGGGTACCTGCTGGAGCAGTTCCAACAGCAGCTCGGCATCCCCTTCCAGGGCGACCGGGTGGCCCTGCAGCGCATCCACGACGCCGCCGAGCGCGCCAAGTGCGCCCTCTCGGAGCGATCGCAGGTGCGCGTCCACGTGGCCTTCCTCACGATGATCAACGGCAAGCCCGTCGATCTCGACGTCAACCTCACCCGCGAGAAGCTCGTCGAGCTCACCGAGAAGCTCGTCGATCGCACCCTCGAGGTCTGTGCAGACGTGCTCGACGCCAAGGGGCTCACCCCCCGGAACATCGACGAGATCATCCTCGTGGGAGGGCAGAGCCGCTTCCCGCTCGTGCACGAGAAGATCTCCTGGTTCTTCGGCAAGGCGCCCACCAAGAGCGTGCACCCGGACGAGGCCGTGGCGCTCGGCGCGGCGCTGCTGGCGCACAGCCTGGGGCAGCTCGAGGGCGTGGTGCTCATCGACGTGCTCCCCATGGCCATCGGCGTGGGGCTGCCCGGTGGGCGCTTCAAGCCGGTGCTGGAGCGCAACGTGTCGCTGCCCACGACCAAGAGCTACCAGCTCGCCACCAGCCGGGATGATCAGCAGGAGCTCGATCTGATCATCCTCCAGGGCGACTCGGAGCGGGCCGTGGAGAACGAATACCTGGGGACGTTGAAGATCTCCGGGCTGCCTCCGGGGCCGCGCGGCTCGGTGAAGGTCTCCATCACCTTCGAGGTGAGCAACGAGTGCATCCTCAAGGTGACCGCGCGCGAGCCGACCAGCGGCGTCGAGGTCATGAGCATCTTCAGCACGCGCGACACCCCGGAAGAGGTGAAGGCGAAGCTGGGGCTCCACCACCCGCACACCTCGTCGCCGGCACGGACGCAGACGGGAGCGGGTGCCACCCCGGTGTACAAGCCCACGGCGGCTCCGCCGGTCCCGCTGCCCATCGCCATGGCCGCGACGGCGCGAGACGTGGCCCCGGGGGGCCTCGTGGGCTGGTTGAAGCGGATCCTCGGACGCACGTGA
- a CDS encoding DedA family protein, which yields MQEFLTNLLGSTHGFLAYATVFGILVACGLGVPLPEDISLILGGFLAHKGAASLPMMMLIGFGGILVGDSLIFLAGRRLGTQVGRSPTGFLARVVTPEKRARVEGLFALHGQKIVMIARFLPGVRAVTYFTAGSAGMSYWRFIFWDGLAALLSAPFFVWLGFHFGDKLDYAIDRMKEGQLVVVGVLAVVGLVAFVWRKRIAALRSAALKAAVKASPVPAHLLAGAPEAQSAAAPVFEKPSSTERLQVRD from the coding sequence GTGCAAGAATTCCTCACCAACCTGCTGGGTAGTACCCACGGCTTCCTCGCCTATGCCACCGTCTTCGGCATCCTGGTGGCCTGCGGGCTGGGCGTGCCCCTGCCCGAGGACATCTCGCTCATCCTGGGCGGGTTCCTCGCTCACAAGGGCGCGGCCAGCCTGCCCATGATGATGCTGATCGGCTTCGGAGGCATCCTGGTGGGCGACAGCCTCATCTTCCTCGCCGGGCGCCGTCTGGGGACGCAGGTGGGCCGCTCACCCACGGGCTTCCTGGCCCGGGTCGTCACTCCCGAGAAGCGTGCCAGGGTGGAGGGGCTGTTCGCCCTGCACGGGCAGAAGATCGTGATGATCGCCCGCTTCCTGCCCGGGGTGCGCGCGGTGACGTACTTCACCGCCGGCTCCGCGGGCATGTCCTACTGGCGCTTCATCTTCTGGGACGGCCTGGCGGCGCTCCTGTCCGCGCCGTTCTTCGTGTGGCTCGGCTTCCACTTCGGTGACAAGCTCGACTACGCCATCGACCGGATGAAGGAAGGCCAGCTGGTGGTGGTGGGCGTGCTCGCGGTGGTGGGCCTGGTCGCCTTCGTGTGGCGCAAGCGGATCGCCGCCCTGCGCAGCGCGGCGCTCAAGGCCGCCGTGAAGGCCTCGCCGGTGCCCGCGCACCTGCTGGCCGGCGCTCCCGAGGCCCAGTCGGCCGCGGCGCCCGTCTTCGAGAAGCCCTCCAGCACCGAGCGCCTGCAAGTCCGCGACTGA
- the miaB gene encoding tRNA (N6-isopentenyl adenosine(37)-C2)-methylthiotransferase MiaB, with amino-acid sequence MKRYFIHTFGCQMNVNDSLRMSEVLGKLEYRPTPVPEEADLIILNTCSIREKAEDKMLSALGRYRTVKLARGTLLGVGGCVAQQEKDKLLKKVPYLDFVFGPDSIAKLPEIIGRVQGERERVVETAWVDSEEYVFPRADPETSRGKVTEFVTVMKGCDNVCSFCVVPHTRGREVSRPFPDVLAEVADLARVGVREVTLIGQNVNSYRGGISFAQLLLRTAEVPGIERVRFTTSHPHDLSDELIEAFRTQPKIMPHFHLPVQSGSNPVLKRMRRDYTVAQYLERLEKLRAARPGIAMTTDIIVGFPGETEEDFALTLELTEKVRYDNQFSFIYSPRPKTGAALKEDEWGPVPHEVKIERLERLQKIQRRISAEVTAALVGQEVEVLVEGPSRYNPLKRFGRTPENRTVNFEGDAPAGSFVKVLVESATPNQLAGKQTAMLSPPTVMPAAEAPQPELSCVVA; translated from the coding sequence ATGAAGCGCTACTTCATCCACACCTTCGGCTGCCAGATGAACGTCAACGACTCGCTCCGCATGAGCGAGGTGCTCGGCAAGCTGGAGTACCGGCCCACGCCGGTTCCGGAGGAGGCGGACCTCATCATCCTCAACACCTGCTCCATCCGGGAGAAGGCCGAGGACAAGATGCTCTCCGCCCTGGGCCGCTATCGCACGGTGAAGCTGGCCCGCGGCACGCTGCTGGGCGTGGGCGGGTGCGTGGCCCAGCAGGAGAAGGACAAGCTCCTCAAGAAGGTGCCCTACCTGGACTTCGTCTTCGGCCCGGACTCCATCGCGAAGCTGCCGGAGATCATCGGCCGCGTGCAGGGCGAGCGCGAGCGGGTGGTGGAGACGGCCTGGGTGGACTCCGAGGAGTACGTCTTCCCGCGCGCGGACCCCGAGACGAGCCGCGGCAAGGTGACCGAGTTCGTCACGGTGATGAAGGGCTGTGACAACGTCTGCTCCTTCTGCGTGGTGCCGCACACCCGTGGCCGCGAGGTGAGCCGGCCCTTCCCGGACGTGCTCGCGGAGGTGGCGGACCTGGCCCGGGTGGGCGTGCGCGAGGTGACGCTCATCGGGCAGAACGTGAACTCGTACCGGGGCGGCATCAGCTTCGCGCAGCTGCTCCTGCGGACCGCGGAGGTGCCGGGCATCGAGCGCGTGCGCTTCACCACGAGCCACCCGCACGATCTGTCGGACGAGCTCATCGAGGCCTTCCGGACGCAGCCGAAGATCATGCCGCACTTCCACCTGCCGGTGCAGAGCGGCTCCAACCCGGTGCTCAAGCGGATGCGGCGCGACTACACCGTGGCCCAGTACCTGGAGCGGCTGGAGAAGCTGCGCGCGGCGCGTCCGGGCATCGCGATGACCACGGACATCATCGTGGGCTTCCCCGGCGAGACGGAGGAGGACTTCGCGCTCACGCTCGAGCTCACGGAGAAGGTCCGCTACGACAACCAGTTCTCGTTCATCTACAGCCCCCGGCCGAAGACGGGCGCGGCGCTGAAGGAGGACGAGTGGGGTCCGGTGCCGCACGAGGTGAAGATCGAGCGGCTGGAGCGCCTGCAGAAGATCCAGCGGCGCATCAGCGCCGAGGTGACCGCGGCGCTGGTGGGGCAGGAGGTGGAGGTGCTGGTGGAGGGGCCCTCGCGCTACAACCCGCTCAAGCGCTTCGGGCGCACGCCGGAGAACCGCACGGTGAACTTCGAGGGCGACGCGCCGGCCGGGTCCTTCGTGAAGGTGCTGGTGGAGAGCGCCACGCCCAACCAGCTCGCCGGGAAGCAGACGGCGATGCTGAGCCCGCCCACGGTGATGCCCGCCGCCGAGGCCCCTCAACCCGAGCTCTCCTGCGTCGTCGCCTGA
- the guaB gene encoding IMP dehydrogenase, translating into MLTSDIRLALTFDDVLLQPAESTFLPRDADLSTRLTRNLRLNIPLLSAAMDTVTEARTAIAMAQEGGIGVIHKSMTPEQQALEVMKVKKFESGMVVDPITVEPEAPLARAIELMRHNNISGIPVVRGRKLVGIVTSRDVRFVTDLDQKVEAVMTRKLVTGREGISQADAQKLLHEHRIEKLLVVDEQFELRGLITIKDMEKRRTRPNAAKDAKGRLLCAAAVGASADREARIDALVKAGVDVIVIDTAHGHSKGVIDAVRDTRKNFRGFELIAGNVATAAATRALIEAGVDAVKVGIGPGSICTTRVVAGVGVPQITAIDDCAREADKHGVPIIADGGIKYSGDIVKALAAGACTVMIGSLFAGTEEAPGEVILYQGRSYKSYRGMGSMGAMKQGSKDRYFQSEVEAVKLVPEGIEGRVPYKGSLSMNIHQMLGGLRSGMGYVGCPTIEDLRTKAQFVRITSAGLKESHVHDVLITEEAPNYRVE; encoded by the coding sequence TTGCTGACCTCCGACATCCGGCTCGCGCTGACCTTCGATGACGTTCTCCTCCAGCCAGCCGAGAGCACCTTTCTTCCTCGAGATGCGGACCTCTCGACCCGGCTGACCCGCAACCTCCGGCTCAACATCCCGCTGCTGTCGGCGGCGATGGACACCGTCACCGAGGCCCGTACCGCCATCGCCATGGCGCAGGAGGGCGGCATCGGTGTCATCCACAAGAGCATGACCCCCGAGCAGCAGGCGCTCGAGGTCATGAAGGTGAAGAAGTTCGAGAGCGGGATGGTGGTGGACCCCATCACCGTCGAGCCAGAGGCGCCGCTGGCGCGCGCCATCGAGCTGATGCGGCACAACAACATCTCCGGCATCCCCGTGGTGCGGGGCCGCAAGCTGGTGGGCATCGTGACGAGCCGCGACGTGCGCTTCGTCACGGATCTGGATCAGAAGGTGGAGGCGGTGATGACGCGCAAGCTCGTCACCGGCCGCGAGGGCATCAGCCAGGCCGACGCCCAGAAGCTGCTGCACGAGCACCGCATCGAGAAGCTGCTCGTCGTGGACGAGCAGTTCGAGCTCCGGGGCCTCATCACCATCAAGGACATGGAGAAGCGCCGGACGCGGCCCAACGCGGCGAAGGACGCCAAGGGCCGGCTGCTGTGCGCGGCCGCCGTGGGGGCCTCGGCGGATCGCGAGGCCCGGATCGACGCGCTGGTGAAGGCCGGCGTGGATGTGATCGTCATCGACACCGCCCATGGCCACTCCAAGGGAGTGATCGACGCGGTGCGCGACACGCGGAAGAACTTCCGCGGCTTCGAGCTGATCGCCGGCAACGTGGCCACGGCCGCCGCCACCCGGGCCCTCATCGAGGCGGGCGTGGACGCGGTGAAGGTGGGTATCGGTCCCGGCTCCATCTGCACCACGCGCGTGGTGGCCGGCGTGGGGGTGCCCCAGATCACCGCCATCGACGACTGCGCGCGCGAGGCGGACAAGCACGGGGTGCCCATCATCGCCGACGGCGGCATCAAGTACTCCGGCGACATCGTCAAGGCGCTCGCCGCCGGGGCCTGTACGGTGATGATCGGCTCGCTCTTCGCGGGCACCGAGGAGGCGCCAGGCGAGGTCATCCTGTACCAGGGGCGCAGCTACAAGAGCTACCGCGGCATGGGCTCCATGGGCGCCATGAAGCAGGGCTCCAAGGACCGCTACTTCCAGTCGGAGGTGGAGGCGGTGAAGCTCGTCCCCGAAGGGATCGAGGGCCGCGTGCCGTACAAGGGCAGCCTGTCCATGAACATCCACCAGATGCTGGGCGGGCTGCGCAGCGGCATGGGCTACGTGGGTTGCCCCACCATCGAGGACCTGCGCACCAAGGCCCAGTTCGTGCGCATCACCTCGGCCGGGCTCAAGGAGAGCCACGTGCACGACGTGCTCATCACCGAGGAGGCGCCCAACTACCGGGTGGAGTAG
- a CDS encoding Crp/Fnr family transcriptional regulator, which translates to MEVAAALKASPLFKDFTDVGIQIFAAIGMARAFPKGSALFLENRPGESLFIVGDGTVRLSARNTAGEEVTLGDVGTGEPLGELSLIQKGERLCTAIAVTDVTAVEIRHADFQKLTAQKPQACMKLLMGIVTHFGQKVRDNREAMKSLVGKT; encoded by the coding sequence ATGGAGGTCGCAGCCGCACTCAAGGCGAGCCCGCTCTTCAAGGACTTCACCGATGTCGGCATCCAGATCTTCGCCGCCATCGGGATGGCCCGGGCCTTCCCCAAGGGCTCGGCGCTCTTCCTGGAGAACCGTCCGGGAGAGTCCCTCTTCATCGTGGGAGATGGCACCGTCCGCCTGAGTGCGAGGAACACCGCGGGCGAGGAGGTGACGCTCGGGGATGTAGGCACGGGTGAGCCCCTGGGTGAACTGTCGCTCATCCAGAAGGGCGAGCGGCTGTGCACCGCCATCGCCGTCACGGATGTGACCGCCGTGGAGATCCGTCACGCGGATTTCCAGAAGCTGACCGCCCAGAAGCCCCAGGCCTGCATGAAGCTGCTGATGGGCATCGTCACCCACTTCGGCCAGAAGGTCCGCGACAACCGCGAGGCCATGAAGTCGCTCGTCGGCAAGACGTGA
- a CDS encoding VWA domain-containing protein has translation MDARIVEFAEVLRQNGVRVSTSEVSDASRAASEVGLQDRSIFRSVLRTTMVKRQQDVDVFNRAFDFFFSGAAKTFEALDKSLAQQIQEQGLIEGDNLTMLLYQMNQLFPELSPLAQAALMGDRARLAQIFRSATLQLDLSQMQSSMQTGFFSRRLMVAAGIERARSELKALEDELRKRGLPSEGVEIVSRHVAEAMRKVEDAARREVKRQAEARIRKPTGGVVDKPLHQLSQAEVNQMEAAVKTLAEKLKARLIRKQRSKRRGTLNVRRTLRRNLPWGGVPMVPVFRARRPERPEVVVLCDVSDSVRNASRMMLLFTYTLQSLFVRVRSFVFVSDVGEVTQYFKEQDVDRAIDLATMGEAVSLTANSNYGRALAAFSRDYLGSITRRTTVMIIGDGRNNYNANNAWALKDLKQKCKRLLWICPEDRPNWGFGDSEMLTYSKQCHQTVVVNSVADLSRIAEQLVPA, from the coding sequence ATGGACGCACGCATCGTCGAGTTCGCCGAGGTCCTCCGCCAGAACGGGGTGCGTGTCAGCACGTCCGAGGTCTCGGACGCCAGCCGGGCGGCCTCCGAGGTGGGCCTCCAGGACAGGTCCATCTTCCGTTCGGTGCTGCGGACCACGATGGTCAAGCGCCAGCAGGACGTGGACGTCTTCAATCGTGCCTTCGACTTCTTCTTCTCGGGGGCGGCGAAGACGTTCGAGGCGCTCGACAAGTCGCTCGCCCAGCAGATCCAGGAGCAGGGGCTCATCGAGGGCGACAACCTGACGATGCTGCTCTACCAGATGAACCAGCTCTTCCCCGAGCTGTCCCCGCTGGCCCAGGCGGCGCTCATGGGGGATCGGGCGAGGCTGGCGCAGATCTTCCGCTCGGCCACGCTGCAGCTGGATCTGTCGCAGATGCAGAGCTCGATGCAGACGGGCTTCTTCTCGCGGCGGCTGATGGTGGCGGCGGGCATTGAGCGGGCGCGCTCGGAGCTCAAGGCGCTCGAGGACGAGCTGCGCAAGCGGGGCCTGCCATCGGAGGGCGTGGAGATCGTCTCGCGCCACGTGGCCGAGGCCATGCGCAAGGTGGAGGACGCGGCGCGGCGCGAGGTGAAGCGTCAGGCCGAGGCCCGCATCCGCAAGCCCACGGGCGGCGTGGTGGACAAGCCCCTGCACCAGCTCAGCCAGGCCGAGGTGAACCAGATGGAGGCGGCGGTGAAGACGCTGGCGGAGAAGCTGAAGGCCCGGCTCATCCGCAAGCAGCGCTCGAAGCGGCGGGGGACGCTGAACGTGCGCCGCACGCTGCGCCGCAACCTGCCGTGGGGTGGGGTGCCCATGGTGCCCGTGTTCCGCGCCCGCCGCCCCGAGCGCCCCGAGGTCGTCGTCCTCTGTGACGTCTCGGACTCGGTGCGCAACGCCTCGAGGATGATGCTGCTCTTCACCTACACGCTGCAGTCGCTCTTCGTGCGCGTGCGCTCGTTCGTCTTCGTGTCGGACGTGGGCGAGGTGACGCAGTACTTCAAGGAGCAGGACGTGGACCGCGCGATCGATCTGGCCACCATGGGGGAGGCCGTCTCGCTCACCGCCAACTCCAACTACGGCCGGGCGCTGGCCGCCTTCTCGCGCGACTACCTCGGCAGCATCACGCGCCGTACCACGGTGATGATCATCGGGGACGGCCGCAACAACTACAACGCCAACAACGCCTGGGCACTCAAGGACCTGAAGCAGAAGTGCAAGCGGCTCCTGTGGATCTGCCCCGAGGACCGCCCCAACTGGGGCTTCGGGGACAGCGAGATGCTCACCTATTCGAAACAGTGCCACCAGACCGTGGTGGTGAATTCCGTGGCCGATCTGTCCCGCATCGCGGAGCAGCTCGTCCCCGCCTGA